tgttgtgtcatttcttGTTGTTTCGTgtcatgtcttgttttgttgtgttgtgttatgtcATGGTGAGTTATGTCTTGTCATATCTTGTCATGTTGTGTCATATCGTGTCGTGTCATtacttgttgtgttgtgtcgtaTTGAGTTGTTtacgtgttgtgttgtgttgtacaCTCTCCCATCCCGGAGATCCTGCCCCCTCGGATGTTCTTCCTTCAACAAGGCTTAATACCGAGTTTATAATTAATTCCAAGCAAAAGACACAGTAAACATAAACTGATTGCATTCAGCGTCTTTGTTCCTCCTGAGCACTGTTTACCCTGCACTCTGACACCACGCACACGCATTACTGAATTACTGCTGCCGTTATTAATTGGCTTTCGCCAACATTAATTGATACTTTCATGGATTGGTTCCACTTGTTATTCAGTGATTAACCCCTTGTCCATTCTGTCCTCACAGGGAGCAGGCCTTCCAGGACTCGCTGTAAGTAGCTTGTTTGGTATTATACAGTTACGCCTTTATCACTTAATAGCTTTAGCTTGAGGTGTGGAAATCATCCTGTGGGATGATGGGTGTGTACACAATGTCATGTcctcctctttgtgtctctctgtgcagGGAGCTCTTGGGGCAATTGGTCTTCCAGGTGAAATTGGGGCAAGTGGGGCAAAGGTAGGAAACCGGCTTCAGTTTATTATACTGCCttcaggataaaaaaaacaactctaaCATGTAATACGCAGCTCAAATCTTCACCTTTTCAgttttatatttacagtttccttcctttcctttgcTGTATTCAGGGTGTCATGGGACCACCTGGACCTCCAGGACTTCCTGGACCTCCTGGCAAACCTGTAAGTGTGCAACCAGGACTGGTTTCCAGGACGCATCTCATTAATCtgattcttttctcttttaaatgaacaaacacGATTCAAAATCACTTGGCTGGAGCGCGACTGAATTTCATGTTGATGTAGTCCGGATGAAAACGACTTTCTCTGATTAAATTATACGTTAAAATAACAGTAGACAATACATCTAGGAACAAAACTTTGCCCATGACTGTGTAACATTGGGCTGGTAAATAGTTTGTTGCTTTTAAAGACATCTAAATTAAACATCATACATTTCCCCCTGGCTTATAATTTCCATGtcaacacagaagaagaagataaagcACTAGCATTAGCAAAAAACTGTAGATAGACCAATACTTTTTAGGCTAATAACACTTCTGGAATTCCCTAACCCAAATCTTTTACCGATATAGCGGACATTTTATTACCTAAAATACATGCGATAAAGACAAATTTTTAACAAGGTAGTAAGTGAGCCGGACATTttacatgtaaaaataaactaatCAGTGCTGTGGTTGACGACTGCGATACCCTATCCTGATCACATTCATCATATTCTTCGCCACATCTGTGCTGTTAATTCTTATTATATTGGCTTATCTGCACTAAACCAATATCAGCTGAGCTATCAGTCCAGCAGATTCATCAGCGTAGCTCTTATAGCAATAAACTAAAACTTCAATCATAGAAAAGATGTCTCAGTAAATCATTTCATATCTGTGACAGATGACggtcttcttctttttttttaatcaggacTGGTGAGATCAGCTGTGTGAGGTAAATGAGCTACCAGTCGCTCATCGGGCTTAATCAAGCGTGTAGTGTCACCAGTTTAATTGCAGAATTATATAGAAACGGGGTCACATTGTAAAAGTGAAGCAAAGACGAAACTCACTGTCTGCCGATGTTGAAATCTGATCTTGTCTGCAGAGTTGCCAGCAAGTagcatgtttttctttattgacTTTTTTTACGTAGTGTATGATAACAAAAAGACGTAAAACCGCCAGAGCTCACTGATGCATGAACAGGTCCCAGCAGACACTAAGTGGTGAGATATCACAAACACTTTTGGGCGGTACGCTTTCAAGTCTATTTTCCAATGGTGTAGGTCTAAGaatgggagggggaggaggtggtgtcTTCATTGAGAGTGATGGTCCCAGCCCAGGAGAGTGTATTTGTTTAGCTTTAGTGCTGTCCTAGGGTAAATAAACCCCCATTAGATCATTGGGCTGTCTCATCTGACTTTAGCAGGAATACATCAGCCCCTCTGGAGATACTGCTCTTTCTAACTCAATCTATaaacggagagagagggggaaagatggagggacaaattgggagagagagggagagagagaaaatcgCGAGAGTGCTGGCTTGTCTGCGAGCAGGAGAGGCAACTGTCACCAGGTGACTTTCTACACCCATCCATGTAtttctccgtctgtctgtccatccaggGTCCTCCGGGGAAGTTCATCggtggagaggaggggagtgCAGACTTCCAGGTGAGATCTAATGACATCTCCTTTACTTGCAAATCTGTTTTGACGCGCTTTCACTTTTCATAATCtgcaaatctctctctctctctctctctctctctctctctctttctctctctctctctctctctctctctctctctctctctcgacagTGTCCTCTTAACTGTCCAGCAGGACCAAAAGGCCCTCAGGGACTACAGGGTGTCAAGGTGAGTGCTATGCCTGACGTTTGTTTTGACTGCTCTTAAGGAGTAGGATGATTATGTTATGTTAAATTGTTCGGACACCCGACTGACTTCTTGTTGCCCTCCAGGGACATAAAGGACGTGCTGGTGTTCTCGGAGAGCCTGGCAGCATCGGAAAATCGGTGAGCTGCCCAGTCTGCTCCTAGAGAGGCTCCACGAATGCACTCAAACACCCAGTCTTGAACATGTTGCACAGTCTCGCACTACTCGCCCACCATTCAGGACCAGGAGAAGCAAGGATTAGCTCTAATGATGCCCCCCGAGGCACATGACTGGCACTAATCTGGCTGCGATTAGTCAGGCCTGGCCTCGGCCCTGCAGACAGCAGCCAGATGAAAGGGGCTGGTGAAGATGCAGGTACATAGAGGGGAGGATGAGAGAGTCAGGGTTCGCACAGCCCTCTCACCTCGCTGTATTAAGCAGAGCTAATGAGCACACGGTGGGCTCCGAGGGAGCGGCGAGCCAAGCCCCAGGAATTAGCCTCTGATCTTCCCACACAAGGAGTCTTCTGGCAGTGCTTAGACGCTCTAAACACTCAGAGCACAGAGTATTTTAGAAGACCTGCCTGCACTCAAGGCCGCTCTATGGTGCTgctccttcttttcttctccttgaAGACAGTGTGCACAGGCTGTTTACATCCCCACTAGCTGTTGCCGTCAATGAAAAATGTGCCGTCTCTGTGAGTTGGTGCATTACTGATGACTCTGTGATGCAAGAACAGTATCAGATTTATCTCTAGCGTGCTGAAAAATATACACCAGCCAGCTGGATGATGACCTGAGGTTcgcttttgatgtttttttcttctttaactgGACATAAATGATCAGATGGTTGTAGAAGTAGCAGTAAGATTagttcaaaatatatttttgtaactAGAGAAGGAGGCAATTAGCTTAGCCGATCTTATTTTGGTTTAGCTTGCCCTCGGTTTGCTTAGCTTAAAGAGTGGAAGCAGGGGAAACAGTTTGACCAAAGTTCAAAATTACCCCCtcaaaataatcattagttatTTATACATGCTCCTATTTTCTCAGCTGGTAGTTTAGCTATTATTTTTCCCAAATGTCAGTGAGTCTTCAGGAAGTCACTGGCCTTgccaatttttttaaatatttcgtAACACCCCTGAAACCGACTTGTCGTTTTTGTTAAAGGTTAATTACCGACCACATTTTCAAACTTCATCCCATGCATAGCCGGCCGCTACTTGTGCAAAACCTCATCACCCCCTGTGTCCAGCTCCATACCCAAAGACATGATATGGCTACAGCTCTACTAAATCTCTGAGAGAAACTGAATCAGTGTCATGTCCCataatgtcaaactattcctacaataacacaaataagTAATTTAAACAAGTTCAGCTTCTGTGACAGcttgtggttgttttttattaagtGTCGGACAACTTTTGAGCAGTTCTTTGACGTCCAACATTAAAGGAACATCGAAAGAAAACAATAACTATCACAGATTGgttccacacatacacacacatacaaaaccaaacaaaaaagacCTCCGACAAGTTTATTAAATTCCTTTGAATTTTATATGATTGGTATGGGGAGCGTGTGCTACAGAGAGCAGCACAGCATAACTAATCAGCCTCCCCTTTTTATCTCCTCCACCAGGGCCTCAGGGGAGAAATGGGCATCTCTGGGGAACAAGGCATCCCAGGACCTGCGGTACGCTGAAATTTCAACTTTCAGTCACCTGGCAAAGTTAGAAATACGGGataatattgtgttgttttcacataCTATCGTCTCGTAGCAACAGAACAGAGTGTTCTGTCGTTTATAGTATGGTCGTGGTCAACGTCAGCATCCTTACCTTGCTCTTCTTTGCTTCTTATCAGGGTCCAATTGGTCTGAGGGGTTATCCAGGAATGATGGGTCCTAAAGGAGAGACGGTTAGTACCACAtttcatttttccttttcacttaTATCTTATACTTTGCCCTCTTTCTCTGAAGGTACAATGTGCTGCTCTCATTCTGAGACAAGCACCAATAAGGAGGCACAGCCAAACCTGTGCCCGCTATACCAACATCATCCATTAACGGCAATGGGGACATATGGAAATGATGCTAACACAaatctctcccctccctctaaTGAGTTGGGGTTGTCTGGGTCCACGGTGCCTCCATCTGTAGTTAATGACCCGCTGTAGCCATCCGTCTTACTGTTAACATTAGCCGCGTTAGCCAAGTTAGCGCCCCGGCTTAGTGCCAAAGCAAGAGTGGCTGGCGCTCTATGTAGCTCCCATTAGTGAAGTGAGTTAAGCACTAATTAGCCCTTTATCACAATAAATCGTAGGCTACCACAACTTAGCATCCTTCCTGATCTGAGGTGATTAATGGCACTTTTTTGCTTTCCTGTAGGGGCCACGCGGTTACAAGGGCATCAACGGACATGTTGGAATTGCCGGGCCTCCTGTaagagcccacacacacacacacacacaaaatgacttGACTAATAATAGAATAACAGGTTCCTCAGGTGCTTTAAGTCTCGCTTTGTTGTTTGCAGGGCGAGGAGGGACCTCAGGGACCACCTGGAGAGGCAGGAGACAAGGGAGACAAAGTAGGTGACTCTCCTAATGTTGTTCCTGGAAGTTTTTAACCAAAGCAACGTggcacaagaaaaaaaaagacaaaaattcTGTGATCCCGATGTGCTTTGCGAAAAAATTCACCGGTGCTGATTTGCTTATCCTCCGCAGGGCGGCCGAGGTATCCAGGGCCCACAGGGTGCGGTCGGCAAAAAGGGAGAGAACGTGAGTGATAacacttttgtttgtgtgccaCACAGCCGTGTTCAGAGAGCTTGCCAAATAAAGTCCACTGActcatctgtctgtgttttgcaGGGTCTGCCGGGTATTGATGGAAAAGATGGCACACCTGGTACTCCTGGAATCAAGGTAAGGGCTGCCAGCCTCGATAATAATGAGCGACTTCCATCTCTGTAAAAGACGACAATTAATTCTTCGTCTGTTCTCCCTTCTGCAGGGCGGCTCCGGTCAGGCTGGGATGCcaggtcctcctggtcctcatGGAACAGCGGTGAGTGATCCTTCAGTGTACTGCCGCGGGGaggatccttttttttttgtctgaggATTGTTCAATAATGCCCCTAAAAGGCACATGCAAATAAACCTGTCTGTAAATGCTTATTGTCAACTCAGTCCACGTAGAGGCGTCggtctttttctcctcctcaaaTCTTTTGAGCCAGAACACAGACGGAAGGAAATCAGTGCAAAGCAgcttgtatgtttttttgttctggGCTCTTATCCAGGTTTACAGTGACCCTGCGACCAGCACTCTTTTAGAATTTTAACCACCTTGAAACAGTGTTTCTCCCTCCCACTGCGAGTGATTAATCACAATCAGACCATTGTGTATATTTGCcgttgtgtgtgtctttgtgtgtgtgtgtgtgtctgcgtcatTCTGACTAAGGAGTAATGGAGCATGAGATGTACACTTTTTCTATGTGGCCATTGCAGTGATTCTGACACTGTTGCAGACTCAAATACCACATGTCAGCCTGCTTTATGCCCGGccttggctcacacacacacacaagctcggCCTATTGGCATTATCAgtaatattgtatatattttcagacatgagttTTATAACCACTTATTCATCTGCACCCACACAATAATATCCACATCCTTTACCCAACAGCTTTTTCAGGTTATAGTACAGAGGTCACGATCCCTGTATATTTCAAACACATTGAATCAAGCGTGCACCACACTTGTCAGAGTACAAGATACAGATGCTTTTGTGGGATTTTCAGCTTTATTACAAACATGCGGCAAAAATCTCCTGCTACAATCAGTCCTGGGATGATGTAACTACATGGGTTTCATCTTTACTTCACAATAGCCAGGATCCCGGATACATGATACATATGCAACTTCtgattttctctcattttagtCATGTTCATTCTCTCTATAGGGGTTGCCTGGCAGTCCCGGGTCTaaaggtggagctggagctaaGGTAAAGCTTTTATCAACTCATATTACATTATGTTATATGGAcctcttcttgtttttattcatgttatTCTGTTTCTCACGTCCTCGTTAGGGCGGGCCTGGACCTCGAGGACATGGTGGCATGTCTGGTGCGCCTGGACCTCTggtaaacatgcacacacactcatttggCTTTTTTAAGGTATTATAGTTGCTTTCATTCTGTATGTTGTGCAGTTATGGTAAATAATTGACTTTTGCATCCTCCTAGGGTGAGCCTGGTCTTCCTGGTGTTGCTGGTATGGAAGGAGTACCTGGGCCTAAGGTACAAATCCAGAGTTACtgcattaaaaatacaaaacagctgctgctttaaaaccACATGTACTGACCCTTCGTTGACTCCTGCAGGGCGACAGAGGCCAGCGGGGAGCGGTCGGCCCACAGGGAGTAGTCGGCAAACCTGTAGGTTCCATTGCGTCTCTGTATTTATGTGTCTGATCAGCTATATAAACTATTTCAAGTTGATTTTCAGGGTTAAGTTCTGATACTACTTATGTGACGTCCTAACAGGGGAGCAAAGGAGAGCGAGGACCCATGGGAGTACCTGGTGCGCAGGGCCTTAGTGGAACCAAGGGAGACAaggtcagtttgtgtgtgtgagtgtgtgagtatgtgtgcatgaacaaatacacaattttTTATGTGTGAGATATGGACATCATTTCCTATTTTCAAACACACCTCATAATAAGTCAGTTACATCGACTTGTCCATTGGGGGCAGTGTTTAACCATGAATAAAAGTCCCAAAGTCCACAGTTAATCAGTGAGTGAGGCAAACTGTATAAATAAGCAATATTTTaatacaacattaaaaccacTTTCCAGTGTTAATGTTGCAACCAAATGAAGTGCACAACGATCTAATTAAACCTCTCTTTCTTACTTTGTGAATCAACAtgtctgatattaaaatgtcGTGATTGGACCATGTTACATGATCTAAAACCATCTTTTTCCCCAGGGCTTCCAAGGAAAAGGCGGCTCAAAGGGAGACGTGGTGAGTGGCAGTTCTCCTCTTTCAAACTGGACTGTCGGAGGCCTCATACATCTCATACACCAGCTTCGCTCCgcaaaaaaaatttttttagagtcatccctctccctcaccgctcttcatcttctcctctctgtcactttTTTTTAGGGTGACCCCGGCGTGGAGGGACTGGCTGGCGAGAAAGGTGAAAAGGTAAAAATTTACACCACAGAAAGATTTATACGTTTAGAGCAGGGTGATATATGGCAGAAATTGCTATCACCGTGCAGacgtcatgaagaagaggaagtctgCTTTTGAATTTGCATACAAATCCACCTAATAATCCAGATGGCAAATGAGCTATCTACACGACAGTGGAGCAGCGATGCATGTTGGCTCATTGAAGCCGTATTTTTTACACATTAATTTACAATATTCATTGATGAATTATTGCTCAACGAGTGTCTCTGAGGCAGAAATTAggaatatctgtgtgtgtgtctttgctgtgACAGGGTATGTCTGGTGAACCTGGACCCAAAGGACAGGTGAGCATCAAACTgtctttctttacattttcacaatcATCTATTTtcgtttcctctcttttttttaccaatAAATTATAACTCAATGCGCTTACCTTAACAGCAAGGAATTAGGGGGGAGTCTGGACACAACGGACCCACTGGAGACTCCGGTAAACCAGGAGATCTGGGACCATCAGGGCTTCCTGGTCCAAGGGGACTCAACGGCGAGCGAGGAGTACCTGGCATGCCTGGTATTCAGGGATCAATTGTAAGTCCAGGTTAACAGTTGAGATGCATGTTGCAGTATAGATTCTAGATGCGTAGACATGTTGGTTTCTGATCTTTGTGATGCTCAGTCTCCTCTTCCTTGCTCCAGGGGCGCGATGCATCCGACCAGCATATAATCGAAGTGGTGTTGAAGATGTTGCAGGGTGAGCGTCTGGACCTGAATATTCAGCTTTGATGTGCAGAGGGGAGATTCGATTAGTTCATTTCCCAGAACTTCTTTCATCTCCTGAGCAATCAGTTGCCCGTCATCATAAGGtaatttaatcaaaatgatgatTCCGTCTCTTGGGTTACAGAGAGGCTAGCCGCAGTTGCGGTGAGCGCCAAGAGGGCTGTGCTCGGCGGCGCGGGTGTGATGGGACCTCCTGGGCCCCCTGGACCTCCAGGTTCAGCCGGACCTCAGGGGCCACATGGCCTGCCTGGTGCCCGGGGCATCCCTGGCATGATTGGAGGACATGGGCAAGTTGGAAACACAGGGCTCAAAGGTAAATATACAAAGTATGGCTTTGATACTTTTGCATATGTTGAAGGTAGAGTCCCTTATCTGATGAATTTACATGTTCCACAGGAAAGAGAGGagcaaagggagagaggggagatcTAGGTAAACCTCACCCAGGAGCACCAGGACCTCCTGGAATTCAAGGTAACAGAGTCTGGAGGAAATTCTGCAAGATCTATGCACATAAAACCAGGGGCATTGCAAGAGGCTTCTGTTAAAGGCTTCAAAGTGTTTGGTTGAAGGTTTGGTGTAAGACAAGAATGTTCTACTGTACATGGGTTTCTTCGGGGTGGGGTTCGATGTAGCGGCCCCAACGTGAAGAAGACGAGGAGACAATAAGTAAATGTCAATACATTACAGTATCTGCGATAGGAGAAGCTGCTCAGAGGCATTTTATAAGCATCATTAACTCCAGTCATTTAACAGATGCTCTTGAATGTGAATGTAATAGGATTGGAAAAGCCGACACTAATTCAAACTCACTCACTCTGCACACAACTACAATGTATGCACACAAACAGTGCACACATGTAGTCCAGAAACTTGATCCGTTCTTTCGACCCCCCCACCACAGGTGCTCCTGGCGTAGATGGCGTGGCCCGTAATGGCAGGCACGGTGAGAGAGGACCTCAGGGTTCAGCCGGAGAGGCCGGTTACCCCGGTAAGGCGGGCGCGCAGGGTCTGCCGGGCTACTGCGAGGCAGCGATGTGTCTGGCGGCGTCAGCGTACACCTCCCCGAGACTACAGGAGGCGGGAGCGATCAAAGGCCCCGGTGTTTAAGAGACCCATCTCTCCGTCAGCGGCTCACAACATCATccgggagagagggagaggaagaggagaaggaggagggcgAAAGTGCGAGAGCTCCTCTCATGTAGGACAACATCGAGAACGAGGGTTGGGGGGACAATAATAGTGACTGCATGTATGGCGGCCCCTTCCTGAAACTCCCAACCTTTGAGCTTTGACTGGCGGGACATACTCTGAtcttacccccccaccccctccccccctacATCACCATGACAGCAGGAGCTTTCTAGTGTTTTATCGGATGAAGTCATTCCTGTCCAAATTTCCCAGGAACATCTGCTCTCCCCTCCCACCTCAGCGACTCTGAGCTGAAACCCAAACATGGTGGAAGATGCTCCTCTTTCACACCAAGGTCACTTTCaatgcttttcacacatgcagcatTTACTTCTTTACCTTCAACTGCCCCGTCTGTTTCGCAACATCACACCTGATGCCTTTAAAAgtgtacaaaaataaatgattgaagTCTAATTTCACACTCTGTACTGTATTGTAAAGTGTAGTATTTTTATCTGACAGCTTGAGTGATTTACCTCATGTGTACATTGCCCTCCCTTTCCCCAAATCCCTGCTTCCTACCCAGGCCTCATTTTAGAAACTAACGACTAGCTTTATCTCTTCCTcttgttgcctggcaacagcaTATCCCGATGGGCACTCCCATCTCCCACAATGCAGTGCTGTAAAtctttgtaaatgtgtgttgatTATTATGTAGAGAAAAATGAATGGCTTTCGATATGCACCAACAAAAATCCTGTGTTAATGAATTCAGTGAGTAATAAAAAAGTTCCTACAGAAATAATGAGTTCTCCAGACGAATCCGTTACCAGTGCGGATGTGCTCGCTATGCCACTGTCCAACTTTCCACAGGGTGTCGGcgattttgatttatttttaacaacaaaaaaactatttattgtTCTTTATATAATCATCTGTAAGGAGTTATTTTTTCTGGCTGTTGAGGTAAACCCAAACCAATAAAAAGGAACCTTTTGTAAAATCCAACGTTCCGGAATGTATCATGTGGGGAATGGAAATACGTGTCTTTGCTCTGACTCACTTCTTTAAGCTCCTTCTCGTTTTCATTTCTCATATCAATTCATGCATGTAAACAAACTCCCGTGCTTCCGAAGATGACGACAAAACTACCCTAACAAAATTACCCTATTAAGTGTAATTGATGAAggccacaacaacaaaaaagcatGCATTTTCAGTTCTGCTTTCAAAATGATGGTTTTCATTcttaaatgtttcataaaaacaacatatgtAAGACACAATGACAGTGAAGCAACAGATGCACAGGTGGAGTGGATGGATACACAGTTGGACAGCGGGCCCTTGGGCCGGAGCCTCTGTTTGAGGCGACAGGGAACATTTTGTTGTCGGAGAGTCAATCCATCAAAAAAAAGAGGCTCAAAagaccacaaagacacacaaaaggaTACAAAGGAGACACAAGttgaaacacaaaaatatataaacaatttaAAGAGAATTGAAACATTACCAACTTCTGCCATGTTCTGGATGTGCTACCAGCGGTGGAGGGGTCTTTTCTACATGTCTATGCCCAGGGGCCCATTGTCTCTTAATCTCTGGATGATCAATGCTACAGTATTTTAATGTTGGTTGACATAACAGTGGGATTCAGTTTGAAGTCCTACAATAGTTAGTCGTGTGAGCTTGTGAGAAATTTGGTTTGAACTGTGATTACTAATCATCCAAAATACTATTTTCTGATACACAAgtgaaaaaaatttgaaaaaacagCACCATGAAAcacttttccatgtttttatcctcatatgtgattgttgtttttcttgtgtctgCACAAAATATATTACAGTACCTATGGTAATTGGGCTCAATTATTGCTCCTGTAATTTTCTTAAAACAAGTGCTGAGTGAAGCGAACAGACGGCCATTACAGCTACTTTGGAATACCAGATGAGATGAGGTGCATTAAAATGACTTTTTCTCCAGAGTTAAAATGAGCAAAATGTACCAGagcaaaaaaataattacaaaaagcCAATGTGCTTTCTCATGTAAACACAATTTTCCTCTATAAATAATTTGTCTCTTACTGAACACTTATTCCCTTTTGAAAGCTTATAGA
This is a stretch of genomic DNA from Limanda limanda chromosome 19, fLimLim1.1, whole genome shotgun sequence. It encodes these proteins:
- the col9a2 gene encoding collagen alpha-2(IX) chain, with translation MAALSALLKTWVLLQTLCLVLAQVRGPPGPQGQTGPAGPSGTPGSDGIDGETGPPGPPGPPGLKGEPGEPGPDGVSGENGIDGLIGAKGDRGPVGSPGPKGQHGPSGEPGPPGAGLPGLAGALGAIGLPGEIGASGAKGVMGPPGPPGLPGPPGKPGPPGKFIGGEEGSADFQCPLNCPAGPKGPQGLQGVKGHKGRAGVLGEPGSIGKSGLRGEMGISGEQGIPGPAGPIGLRGYPGMMGPKGETGPRGYKGINGHVGIAGPPGEEGPQGPPGEAGDKGDKGGRGIQGPQGAVGKKGENGLPGIDGKDGTPGTPGIKGGSGQAGMPGPPGPHGTAGLPGSPGSKGGAGAKGGPGPRGHGGMSGAPGPLGEPGLPGVAGMEGVPGPKGDRGQRGAVGPQGVVGKPGSKGERGPMGVPGAQGLSGTKGDKGFQGKGGSKGDVGDPGVEGLAGEKGEKGMSGEPGPKGQQGIRGESGHNGPTGDSGKPGDLGPSGLPGPRGLNGERGVPGMPGIQGSIGRDASDQHIIEVVLKMLQERLAAVAVSAKRAVLGGAGVMGPPGPPGPPGSAGPQGPHGLPGARGIPGMIGGHGQVGNTGLKGKRGAKGERGDLGKPHPGAPGPPGIQGAPGVDGVARNGRHGERGPQGSAGEAGYPGKAGAQGLPGYCEAAMCLAASAYTSPRLQEAGAIKGPGV